Proteins encoded within one genomic window of Salipaludibacillus agaradhaerens:
- a CDS encoding PAS domain-containing sensor histidine kinase, whose protein sequence is MFRTLRAKLLIVFILITFIPMSAVGVISHTLQKQEITNNIERLISLQSYSLTKEVQRFIEEKLMDVAYFAQNPVLIDPESTELEVREQLYTFLDTHDIYGSIILLDEEGVVTAGVETSVIGQDLSEREWFQKALDGETSMSDLYVSPVLNEPMLVLAAPIYNAEDELIGVVSPSFKLGFVYDMLQNYTVEQQEAGWGGYTFILNSEGDVVGHPDGEKLLTANYFEQKNIPRETVEELINNYEVAETVDGEVYSFSTMHPIPGFDHVWYVGIAMEESELYAPLNGLLIGYLVVFSMVLIILTFVAYGLSKYLLRPIGHLIETTKRMAAGSRDNQQFVNAYEEVNQLNETFKQMTMELDERETYQKKAVGVIEATDNGVIAIDRETKQLTLFNRKCEEIFDVPKNDVIDKTIEHLMDESPHFESLVEKSHLFELLDKEEIVTQFEVDCPSGGSHKTLFLSVTTLPGAENAHDELLIVFYDLTEKRKMEKELLRSEKLKVAGEMSAGFAHEIRNPLTTIKGFIKLFDEQDGKMNPKYYKLVMDEIDRVTKIVNELLNIANPNVCEEKTKVNIDRMLENILTLYEGHMNRHHIKSETFLHGSLPDIEADSNKLKQVFINLIQNGIEAMPDGGQMNIHTKLGHSENSEEVIVIRIEDTGEGMDKDTMDKLGTPFFTTKETGTGLGLTTSFRVIEEMTGTIKVSSTQEKGTVFTISIPVHGPSVERQNKH, encoded by the coding sequence ATGTTCCGAACATTAAGGGCTAAACTGTTAATTGTGTTTATACTTATTACGTTCATACCTATGTCGGCTGTGGGCGTCATCAGTCATACATTACAAAAACAAGAGATTACTAATAATATAGAGCGACTTATATCATTACAGAGTTATAGTTTAACAAAAGAAGTTCAGCGATTCATTGAGGAAAAGCTCATGGATGTAGCGTATTTCGCTCAAAATCCTGTGCTCATAGATCCAGAGAGCACAGAACTGGAAGTAAGGGAGCAGCTTTATACATTTTTAGATACCCATGATATTTACGGGAGTATTATTTTGTTAGACGAAGAAGGTGTCGTCACAGCAGGAGTAGAAACATCTGTCATTGGTCAAGATTTAAGTGAAAGAGAGTGGTTCCAAAAAGCATTAGATGGCGAAACGTCGATGTCAGATCTTTATGTTTCTCCGGTATTAAATGAGCCTATGCTCGTTTTAGCGGCGCCTATTTATAATGCGGAGGATGAGCTTATTGGCGTTGTCTCTCCTTCATTTAAACTTGGTTTTGTCTATGATATGCTGCAAAACTATACTGTGGAGCAGCAAGAGGCAGGCTGGGGAGGCTACACATTCATTCTAAATAGCGAAGGGGATGTGGTCGGTCACCCTGACGGAGAAAAGCTACTAACAGCCAATTATTTTGAGCAGAAAAATATTCCGCGTGAAACAGTGGAAGAGTTAATTAATAATTATGAAGTGGCTGAAACAGTGGATGGGGAAGTCTACTCTTTTTCAACGATGCACCCAATCCCCGGATTTGACCATGTTTGGTATGTGGGAATTGCCATGGAGGAATCTGAACTGTATGCGCCGCTCAACGGATTACTCATTGGGTATCTCGTCGTATTCAGTATGGTATTAATTATTTTGACGTTCGTTGCTTATGGTCTATCTAAATATTTGTTAAGGCCTATTGGTCACCTTATAGAAACAACGAAGCGTATGGCAGCTGGTAGCCGGGATAACCAGCAGTTTGTGAATGCTTACGAAGAAGTGAATCAGCTGAATGAGACATTTAAACAGATGACCATGGAGCTTGATGAGAGAGAGACATATCAGAAGAAAGCTGTAGGTGTGATTGAAGCGACGGATAATGGTGTTATTGCCATTGACAGAGAAACGAAACAGTTGACACTGTTCAATAGAAAATGTGAAGAAATATTTGACGTGCCAAAAAATGATGTGATTGATAAAACAATAGAGCACTTGATGGATGAGTCCCCGCATTTTGAATCTTTAGTCGAAAAATCTCACTTGTTTGAGTTACTTGATAAAGAGGAAATAGTGACACAGTTTGAAGTGGATTGCCCTAGTGGAGGGAGTCATAAGACATTATTTTTAAGTGTGACAACATTACCGGGTGCTGAAAATGCTCATGATGAATTACTCATTGTTTTTTATGATTTAACAGAAAAGAGAAAAATGGAAAAAGAATTGCTTCGCTCTGAGAAATTAAAGGTTGCTGGGGAGATGTCAGCTGGTTTTGCCCATGAAATTAGGAATCCTCTGACAACAATTAAAGGATTTATTAAATTGTTTGATGAACAAGACGGCAAAATGAACCCTAAATATTATAAACTTGTCATGGATGAAATTGATAGAGTGACAAAGATCGTGAATGAGCTTTTAAACATTGCTAATCCAAATGTCTGTGAGGAAAAAACAAAGGTGAATATAGATCGTATGCTAGAGAATATATTAACATTATATGAAGGACATATGAATCGCCATCACATTAAATCGGAAACATTTTTACACGGGTCTTTACCTGATATAGAAGCAGACTCTAATAAACTGAAACAGGTTTTTATAAATTTAATTCAGAATGGCATCGAAGCCATGCCAGACGGTGGACAGATGAATATCCATACAAAACTAGGACATTCTGAAAACAGTGAAGAGGTTATTGTTATTCGAATAGAAGACACTGGAGAAGGTATGGATAAGGATACGATGGATAAGCTTGGGACACCTTTCTTTACAACAAAAGAGACAGGTACCGGTCTCGGTTTAACAACGAGCTTTAGAGTGATTGAAGAGATGACAGGAACGATAAAAGTGTCATCTACACAAGAAAAAGGCACGGTGTTTACAATTTCGATCCCAGTGCATGGTCCATCTGTAGAGAGGCAAAATAAGCATTAA
- a CDS encoding M3 family oligoendopeptidase codes for MTTTYHDVWDLDSIFSGGSHSQEFKGYLKSLEATLTSFQTELDDTKKANNTNTVLWVEYLERSQKISKKVREASAFISCLTAQDVTDEKAKLLGGKVKQLSSKYASIMTSIDEQLLAFSESQWQDFISQEKIQEILFNVNERREQAKEKLSADKERLIQRLSIDGYHAWGDMYNVIVGRLKVAVEENGETKHLSIGQAANKMSDKNREMRKHVFNRYEQAWEKEADLFSNTLNHLGGYRLETYAARGWEDVLKEPLQINRMKQETLHTMWETITKNKSDFVRYMERKAERLNIDKLAMYDVAAPLSQKVTSISFDKAAALIIEQFHSFSPRMGDFAKHAFENQWIEAENREGKRPGGFCTNFAESGESRIFMTYDGSASNVATLAHELGHAYHQHVMNDLPQLSQRYAMNVAETASTFAETIVADATIQQAKTDEEKIQLLDNKLNRAIAFFMNIHARFLFELRFYEERKSGPVSKGRLNEIMQDAQEEAYCDGLSEYSPHFWASKLHFHITGVPFYNFPYTFGYLFSTGIYARAQKEGQAFEKKYVDLLRDTGRLNVEELAKKHLHVDLTKPDFWQEAIDVIKKDMRTFMALTENK; via the coding sequence ATGACGACAACGTATCATGACGTGTGGGATTTGGACAGTATCTTTTCTGGGGGCAGTCACTCACAGGAATTTAAGGGTTATTTAAAAAGCCTTGAAGCGACGTTGACGTCTTTTCAAACTGAACTGGATGACACGAAGAAAGCAAACAATACCAATACAGTATTATGGGTTGAGTATCTAGAGAGATCACAAAAAATAAGTAAAAAAGTAAGGGAAGCTAGTGCTTTCATTAGTTGTCTCACTGCTCAGGACGTAACGGATGAGAAGGCAAAGTTGTTAGGGGGAAAAGTGAAGCAACTTTCCTCAAAATATGCCTCGATTATGACATCGATTGATGAACAGCTCTTAGCCTTTAGTGAGTCACAGTGGCAAGATTTTATTTCACAAGAAAAAATACAGGAGATCCTTTTTAATGTGAATGAGCGGAGAGAACAGGCGAAAGAAAAGCTTTCTGCTGATAAAGAGAGGCTTATTCAACGCCTTTCTATAGATGGCTATCACGCATGGGGAGACATGTACAATGTGATTGTTGGCCGTTTGAAAGTGGCCGTCGAGGAGAATGGCGAAACAAAGCACCTTTCTATCGGGCAGGCCGCAAATAAGATGTCAGATAAAAATAGAGAGATGCGCAAGCATGTGTTTAATAGGTATGAGCAGGCATGGGAAAAAGAAGCGGATCTCTTTTCTAACACACTTAATCATTTAGGAGGTTATCGGCTTGAAACATATGCAGCTCGAGGCTGGGAAGATGTTTTAAAGGAGCCGTTACAGATTAACCGCATGAAGCAAGAGACACTTCATACGATGTGGGAGACGATCACAAAGAATAAAAGTGACTTTGTAAGGTATATGGAGAGAAAGGCTGAACGACTTAACATTGATAAGTTAGCTATGTATGATGTGGCGGCGCCATTATCGCAAAAGGTGACGAGCATAAGTTTTGATAAGGCAGCGGCGCTAATCATTGAACAATTCCATTCTTTTAGTCCTAGAATGGGTGATTTTGCAAAGCATGCTTTTGAAAATCAATGGATTGAAGCGGAAAACAGAGAAGGAAAGCGGCCTGGAGGATTTTGCACCAATTTCGCTGAAAGTGGTGAATCCCGTATTTTTATGACGTATGATGGCTCGGCGTCTAATGTGGCGACGTTAGCTCATGAATTAGGTCATGCCTATCACCAGCATGTGATGAATGACTTGCCTCAGCTTTCACAACGTTACGCCATGAATGTAGCTGAAACAGCGTCCACCTTTGCTGAAACAATCGTAGCTGATGCCACTATTCAGCAAGCTAAAACAGATGAAGAAAAAATTCAATTACTCGATAATAAGTTAAATCGCGCTATAGCCTTCTTTATGAATATACACGCCCGCTTTCTTTTTGAATTACGTTTTTATGAAGAACGCAAAAGTGGCCCTGTGAGCAAAGGGCGTTTAAATGAAATAATGCAAGATGCTCAAGAGGAAGCTTATTGTGATGGGTTAAGTGAGTACTCACCCCATTTTTGGGCATCAAAATTACATTTTCATATAACGGGTGTCCCCTTCTATAATTTCCCTTATACATTCGGTTATTTATTCAGTACTGGTATTTATGCAAGAGCTCAGAAAGAAGGTCAAGCATTTGAAAAAAAATATGTGGACCTTCTAAGGGACACGGGACGCCTCAATGTCGAGGAGCTAGCGAAGAAACATCTTCATGTAGATTTAACGAAGCCGGACTTTTGGCAAGAGGCTATTGACGTAATCAAAAAAGACATGAGGACCTTTATGGCACTAACTGAAAATAAATGA
- a CDS encoding DUF5327 family protein, producing the protein MDISAKLVLKKMDEEMAKLKQALNQSPNSSQYRESAQALKTYCDLLLDSELHLYDTKSNHQSSLSDEAVKHAMYGDLEEGRHERTLRQGAAKKNTTDPIYDEGDSPSSDSLFDF; encoded by the coding sequence ATGGACATTTCAGCGAAGCTTGTGCTGAAAAAAATGGATGAAGAGATGGCAAAGTTGAAACAGGCACTTAACCAGTCTCCAAATTCAAGCCAATATCGAGAAAGTGCTCAAGCATTAAAAACGTATTGTGATTTACTTTTAGATTCTGAGCTGCATCTGTACGACACAAAATCGAATCACCAATCATCACTCTCAGATGAAGCTGTTAAACACGCGATGTATGGAGACTTGGAAGAGGGGCGGCATGAGCGGACATTACGTCAAGGAGCCGCTAAAAAAAACACGACAGATCCCATTTATGATGAGGGAGATAGTCCTTCAAGTGATAGTTTATTTGACTTTTAA
- a CDS encoding GNAT family N-acetyltransferase: MNEHLVVTPYKMSDYKDLLQIQKEAFPPPFPEELWWSKAHINAHVNTFAEGALLAKLNGEPAGSATSLITTYDGSPHTWEDISDKGYIQSSHEPNGDTLYGIDLCVRPDFRGKGVAKALYDARKQLVTQLGLTRYVAGCRIPGYHRYSNTLDVESYVNNVEQGLIHDLVLTFMLRQGLKPLQILPHYVEDEESKNYAVLVEWKNPALT, from the coding sequence ATGAACGAACATCTAGTTGTGACACCGTATAAAATGTCGGATTATAAAGATCTACTTCAAATTCAGAAGGAAGCTTTCCCTCCCCCTTTTCCAGAGGAGCTCTGGTGGTCAAAAGCGCATATTAACGCACATGTTAACACGTTCGCAGAAGGTGCTTTACTTGCTAAATTAAATGGTGAACCGGCTGGCTCCGCCACATCGCTTATCACGACGTATGATGGTTCGCCTCATACGTGGGAAGATATATCCGATAAAGGGTATATTCAGTCCTCACACGAGCCTAACGGTGACACACTTTACGGGATTGATTTATGTGTGAGACCAGATTTTCGTGGAAAAGGTGTAGCCAAAGCTTTGTATGACGCTCGTAAGCAACTCGTGACACAGTTAGGCTTAACACGATATGTAGCAGGGTGCCGTATTCCTGGTTACCATCGTTACTCAAATACTTTGGATGTTGAATCCTATGTCAATAACGTGGAGCAGGGCCTTATTCATGATCTTGTTCTCACATTTATGCTTCGTCAAGGACTTAAGCCGTTGCAGATTCTACCTCATTACGTAGAAGATGAGGAGTCCAAAAATTACGCTGTACTTGTAGAGTGGAAAAACCCAGCTCTCACATGA
- a CDS encoding DUF423 domain-containing protein, producing the protein MKLFLLLGSLNGFLFVALGAFGAHALKDRLEANGYVETFQTGVQYHMIHALALIGVAILTRYLSATGLVHGAGWAFLVGIILFSGSLYALSLTGIRVLGAITPLGGVAFLTGWVLLFVAAWME; encoded by the coding sequence ATGAAATTATTTCTATTATTAGGAAGTTTAAATGGTTTTTTATTTGTAGCGTTAGGGGCATTTGGTGCCCATGCTCTGAAAGATCGATTGGAGGCGAACGGTTATGTAGAGACGTTCCAAACAGGTGTCCAGTATCACATGATCCATGCGCTTGCTTTAATAGGAGTGGCTATTCTGACACGCTATTTATCAGCTACTGGACTTGTTCATGGAGCAGGCTGGGCCTTCTTGGTAGGAATTATCTTATTTTCAGGTAGTCTTTATGCGTTAAGCTTAACAGGCATTCGTGTATTGGGTGCTATTACACCGCTTGGTGGTGTGGCGTTCCTCACTGGCTGGGTACTATTATTTGTGGCTGCTTGGATGGAGTAA
- the gerQ gene encoding spore coat protein GerQ: MFSQQGSTYPSSGFGNYGADQPRQQQPSTMAPMQPMTSMPYMQQPFPFQPGTPMPPPPQFMQQQFQQPFLPDQPGMLPLEQSYIENILRLNRGRIGTFYMTYENNEKWNAKIFKGVIEAAGRDHIIISDPQTDKRYLLLMINLDYVTFDDEIEYDYPFDGAQQQLATYSPR; the protein is encoded by the coding sequence ATGTTTTCTCAACAAGGCTCAACTTATCCAAGCTCAGGATTCGGCAATTACGGAGCGGACCAGCCAAGGCAACAACAGCCTAGCACGATGGCACCCATGCAACCTATGACCTCTATGCCTTATATGCAGCAACCATTCCCATTCCAGCCAGGCACTCCGATGCCACCACCGCCACAATTTATGCAGCAGCAGTTCCAACAACCTTTCTTACCTGATCAACCTGGTATGTTGCCATTAGAACAATCGTACATTGAAAACATTCTTCGTTTAAATCGAGGACGTATTGGTACTTTTTATATGACGTATGAAAATAATGAGAAATGGAATGCGAAAATATTTAAAGGTGTGATTGAAGCGGCTGGAAGAGATCATATTATTATAAGTGACCCTCAGACAGATAAACGTTATTTATTACTTATGATCAATTTAGATTATGTCACGTTTGACGATGAGATTGAATACGACTATCCATTCGACGGTGCTCAACAGCAATTAGCGACATATTCACCACGATAA
- a CDS encoding cell wall hydrolase: MAVIKAREQDIAVLARLMRAEAEGEGEAGMLSAGNVMVNRVRARCLDFEDINTIDRMAYQSPGGFEAVQKGYFYQSPREREIRLARRLVQGERFTPGEFDLWFFRPDGPCPEQWWGQWNSGRYKLHCFYRPIPSECPSVYTTY, translated from the coding sequence GTGGCTGTTATTAAAGCACGAGAGCAAGATATTGCTGTGTTAGCCCGACTTATGCGTGCTGAAGCTGAAGGAGAAGGCGAAGCAGGAATGCTAAGTGCAGGTAATGTGATGGTTAATAGAGTGCGAGCTCGATGTCTTGATTTTGAAGATATTAATACAATTGATAGAATGGCTTACCAATCGCCTGGGGGCTTTGAGGCCGTCCAGAAGGGTTATTTCTATCAGAGTCCACGCGAAAGAGAGATTCGTCTGGCGAGAAGACTCGTACAAGGTGAACGCTTCACGCCAGGAGAATTTGATTTATGGTTTTTCCGTCCTGATGGCCCTTGTCCCGAACAATGGTGGGGACAATGGAATTCAGGTCGATATAAACTGCATTGCTTTTATAGACCGATTCCGTCTGAGTGTCCGTCTGTCTATACCACATATTAA